The proteins below are encoded in one region of Thermococcus sp. 21S7:
- the snatA gene encoding neutral amino acid NAAT transporter SnatA yields the protein MIELVKHFVILYGGLFAITNPVGAVPVFLGITHDLSRKERREIARKTAITVVVTLVTFALIGEWIFRFFGSSTDAFAIAGGILLFKMAMDMLSGRLSTVKISREETEEFSEEVVTLEEVAVIPLAIPLISGPGAITTVMLYTAKSTSIPEKAAVIASIVAIAVTVWFILCSSNRIQERLGRVGIKVMTRMMGLILTSMAVQMIINGIKGAFGI from the coding sequence GTGATAGAGCTGGTAAAGCACTTCGTGATACTCTACGGCGGACTGTTCGCGATAACAAACCCTGTTGGAGCTGTTCCAGTGTTCCTCGGGATTACCCATGACCTTTCCAGGAAGGAAAGGCGGGAGATAGCGAGAAAGACTGCGATAACAGTGGTCGTTACGCTCGTAACCTTTGCCCTCATAGGGGAGTGGATATTCAGGTTTTTCGGCTCCAGCACGGACGCCTTCGCGATAGCCGGTGGGATACTGCTCTTCAAGATGGCGATGGACATGCTCTCCGGCCGGCTCTCGACGGTCAAGATAAGCAGAGAGGAGACGGAAGAGTTCAGTGAGGAAGTGGTCACCCTTGAGGAGGTCGCGGTGATTCCCCTGGCGATCCCCCTGATTTCGGGGCCCGGCGCGATAACGACCGTGATGCTCTACACCGCCAAGAGCACATCCATCCCCGAGAAAGCGGCCGTCATAGCCAGCATAGTTGCCATAGCGGTGACCGTCTGGTTTATCCTCTGTTCGTCCAACAGGATACAGGAGAGGCTCGGCAGGGTGGGGATAAAGGTTATGACGAGGATGATGGGTCTCATACTCACCTCGATGGCCGTTCAGATGATAATCAACGGCATCAAGGGGGCGTTTGGAATTTAA
- a CDS encoding Lrp/AsnC family transcriptional regulator produces MRTGLDDVDRKILSILQKNSRTPLREISKEVNLAESTVYERIKKLKERGIIKKFTVILDPGSLGFKILAFILIKAKAGKYSYVANELRKHPEIVEIFETTGDYDMLVKIRTRGSEELNEFLDTIGEIEGVVATHTMVVLKVHKETTELPL; encoded by the coding sequence ATGCGAACGGGTTTGGACGATGTAGACAGGAAGATTCTCTCCATCCTCCAAAAGAACAGCAGAACGCCCCTTAGGGAGATATCCAAGGAGGTCAATCTCGCCGAATCAACCGTTTACGAGAGGATCAAAAAGCTGAAAGAGCGAGGAATAATAAAGAAGTTCACCGTTATTCTGGATCCAGGATCCCTCGGCTTCAAGATTCTGGCGTTTATACTGATAAAAGCCAAGGCGGGGAAGTATTCGTACGTTGCAAACGAACTCAGGAAGCACCCGGAGATTGTGGAGATATTCGAGACCACTGGCGATTACGACATGCTCGTCAAGATACGAACCCGCGGAAGCGAGGAGCTCAACGAGTTCCTTGATACCATCGGCGAGATCGAGGGCGTCGTGGCGACCCACACGATGGTTGTTCTCAAAGTTCACAAGGAGACCACGGAGCTCCCTCTCTGA
- a CDS encoding family 4A encapsulin nanocompartment shell protein, whose product MRGDLIRVLSTVEEKANELKLDGYEPDVVLLGKEAYEFIRAQINEEFGGEEEVFELSGLKIRTLDELGGDAVVIDSKALGLGLGGAKRFKVVL is encoded by the coding sequence ATGCGCGGAGACTTAATCCGTGTTCTGAGCACAGTGGAGGAGAAGGCCAACGAGCTGAAGCTCGACGGCTACGAACCCGATGTGGTTCTCCTTGGAAAAGAGGCGTATGAGTTCATAAGGGCGCAGATAAACGAGGAGTTCGGCGGCGAGGAGGAGGTTTTCGAACTCTCCGGTCTGAAGATACGCACCCTCGACGAACTCGGCGGCGATGCCGTCGTCATTGACAGCAAGGCGCTGGGCCTCGGTCTGGGCGGGGCGAAGCGCTTCAAGGTCGTCCTATAA
- a CDS encoding PspC domain-containing protein translates to MARKLTRSREDRILLGVLGGIAEHLDVDPTLVRIIFAVLFVFNPVAMGLLYFIVALIIPEDVAEEEKPLSDRFSELVDETGERLGEVFSGSENTRAIAIILIILGAMLVAGPFFPLAMPVVDPKTALAVVFLVIGIILLVRGD, encoded by the coding sequence ATGGCGAGAAAGCTCACACGCTCGCGAGAGGACAGAATCCTCCTCGGAGTTCTGGGAGGGATAGCTGAGCATCTGGACGTTGACCCGACTCTGGTCAGGATTATCTTCGCGGTGCTCTTCGTCTTCAATCCGGTGGCGATGGGACTGCTCTACTTTATTGTTGCCCTGATAATACCGGAGGATGTGGCGGAGGAAGAAAAGCCCCTCTCCGACAGGTTCAGTGAACTCGTGGACGAGACCGGGGAGCGGCTCGGGGAGGTTTTCTCGGGAAGCGAGAACACTCGGGCCATTGCGATAATCCTCATAATCCTGGGTGCAATGCTGGTGGCGGGCCCGTTCTTCCCGCTGGCAATGCCCGTCGTTGACCCCAAAACTGCCCTGGCGGTCGTCTTCCTCGTGATAGGCATAATACTGCTGGTTAGGGGTGATTGA
- a CDS encoding ATP-binding protein, with product MEPFPETPIVRVDELYGRGNEVSRLRQLVIEKRRWVALIGPRAVGKTSLARAFASYYFSETGKPVVYSNFAGIHNFTEFVERFGLDVANLVHEDKLRLKRISMGVKFFEAVLEKEGGVSIAPKNSGAIFDEVMRALPEGTLLVWDEVQDIRTERNKLLAALWRLHNVLADRRHTIIFTGSAMGLFKKLLSPEYDDYLYGRAPVRVDVEPWDVQTGVEFLKSGLLAAGNVDFSPEELQEASAELGGFPGYLSSYGRGRIDGLTHGRALKSAREEAIKRAMSELRSFVNLRPQREYQRKVTALLNAMGEGVSRPSSLARLSGLTEVSVVNTLETLLDMGIVEKQSKSKVVSIYRFKYEFYREAALRIA from the coding sequence ATGGAGCCCTTTCCGGAGACACCAATAGTCAGGGTCGATGAACTTTACGGGAGAGGGAATGAAGTTTCCCGGCTGCGTCAACTTGTCATCGAAAAGAGACGCTGGGTTGCACTCATAGGGCCGAGGGCCGTTGGAAAGACCAGCCTCGCGAGGGCATTCGCTTCTTACTACTTCTCTGAAACCGGCAAACCTGTGGTCTATTCAAACTTCGCCGGCATTCACAACTTCACAGAATTCGTTGAGAGGTTCGGACTGGACGTTGCGAACCTCGTTCACGAGGACAAACTCAGGCTTAAAAGAATATCCATGGGTGTAAAGTTCTTCGAGGCGGTTTTGGAGAAAGAAGGCGGGGTTTCCATAGCCCCCAAGAACTCTGGAGCCATCTTTGACGAGGTTATGAGGGCCCTGCCCGAGGGCACTCTGCTCGTATGGGACGAAGTTCAGGACATTCGGACGGAAAGGAACAAGCTCCTCGCCGCACTTTGGAGGCTTCACAACGTTCTCGCAGATAGAAGGCACACAATAATCTTTACGGGTTCCGCCATGGGCCTCTTTAAAAAACTCCTGAGTCCGGAATACGATGACTACCTCTATGGACGCGCCCCGGTTAGGGTTGACGTCGAGCCGTGGGACGTTCAAACCGGGGTTGAGTTTTTAAAGAGCGGCCTGCTTGCGGCAGGAAACGTGGATTTCTCCCCCGAAGAGCTTCAGGAAGCGTCTGCCGAACTCGGCGGTTTCCCGGGCTACCTCTCATCTTACGGCAGGGGAAGGATTGACGGCCTTACCCATGGGAGAGCCCTTAAAAGTGCCCGCGAGGAGGCCATTAAAAGGGCCATGAGCGAACTTAGGAGCTTTGTCAATTTGCGTCCGCAGAGGGAGTATCAGAGAAAAGTGACAGCGCTCCTAAACGCCATGGGTGAGGGCGTTTCCAGACCCTCGTCCCTCGCGAGGCTCTCCGGACTGACTGAGGTCAGCGTCGTTAACACGCTTGAGACCCTTCTTGACATGGGGATAGTTGAAAAACAGTCCAAAAGCAAGGTGGTGAGCATCTACCGGTTTAAATATGAGTTTTATCGGGAAGCGGCACTGAGAATTGCCTGA
- a CDS encoding PLP-dependent aminotransferase family protein, producing the protein MEEKLMRKLSSGSLDFEAYFSDKAQGMKASEIRELLKLVEAGDVISLAGGLPAPETFPVETIKEIAAEVLTHHADKALQYGTTKGFTPLRLALADWMEKRYGIPTSKVEIMMVAGSQQALDLIGRVFINPGDIVVVEGPTYLAALNAFKYYDPEFLSIPMDDDGMMVDLLEEKLRKLNAEGKKIKFVYTVSTFQNPMGVTMSLDRRKRLIELAREYDFLIVEDSPYSELRYSGEPIPPIKHFDDEGRVMYLGTFSKILSPGMRLGWIAAHPHFIRKIEIAKQAVDLCANTLSQVIAWKYVADGHLDEHIPKIIEFYKPRRDAMLEALEEYMPEGVRWTKPDGGMFIWVTLPEGIDTKMMAEKAIRMGVAYVPGEAFFAHRDVKNTMRLNFTYVPEEKIHEGVKRLAEVIEQEMKALKG; encoded by the coding sequence GTGGAGGAAAAACTTATGCGCAAGCTGAGTTCAGGGTCACTGGATTTTGAAGCGTACTTCTCGGACAAGGCTCAGGGGATGAAGGCTTCGGAGATTAGGGAGCTCCTCAAGCTCGTTGAGGCGGGGGACGTTATCTCCCTTGCCGGCGGTCTTCCCGCTCCCGAAACCTTCCCTGTCGAGACCATAAAGGAGATAGCCGCCGAGGTTCTCACCCACCACGCCGACAAGGCCCTGCAGTACGGAACCACCAAGGGCTTTACGCCGCTCCGCCTCGCTCTGGCAGACTGGATGGAGAAGCGCTACGGCATCCCGACCAGCAAGGTTGAGATAATGATGGTCGCCGGCTCGCAGCAGGCGCTCGACCTCATCGGAAGGGTCTTCATAAACCCCGGCGATATAGTCGTGGTCGAGGGGCCGACCTACCTCGCGGCACTCAACGCGTTCAAATACTACGACCCCGAGTTCCTCAGCATCCCCATGGACGACGACGGTATGATGGTTGACCTCCTTGAGGAGAAGCTCAGGAAGCTCAACGCTGAGGGCAAGAAGATTAAGTTCGTCTACACCGTTTCGACCTTCCAGAACCCGATGGGCGTTACGATGAGCCTGGACAGAAGGAAGAGGCTCATAGAACTCGCCCGGGAATACGACTTCCTCATCGTTGAGGACAGCCCGTACAGCGAGCTCAGGTATTCGGGCGAGCCCATACCGCCCATAAAGCACTTCGACGATGAGGGCCGCGTCATGTACCTCGGAACATTCTCGAAGATACTCTCCCCTGGAATGAGGCTCGGCTGGATAGCGGCTCACCCGCACTTCATCAGGAAGATAGAGATAGCCAAGCAGGCCGTCGACCTCTGCGCCAACACCCTCAGCCAGGTCATAGCCTGGAAGTACGTGGCGGACGGCCACCTCGACGAGCACATACCGAAGATAATAGAGTTCTACAAGCCGCGCAGGGACGCCATGCTGGAGGCACTGGAGGAGTACATGCCGGAGGGCGTCAGGTGGACCAAACCGGACGGAGGAATGTTCATCTGGGTCACCCTCCCGGAGGGCATCGACACCAAGATGATGGCCGAGAAGGCCATAAGGATGGGCGTTGCCTACGTGCCGGGTGAGGCTTTCTTCGCCCACCGTGACGTCAAGAACACCATGCGCCTGAACTTCACCTACGTGCCGGAAGAGAAGATACACGAGGGCGTCAAGAGGCTTGCTGAGGTCATAGAACAGGAGATGAAGGCCCTCAAGGGCTGA
- a CDS encoding gamma-glutamyl-gamma-aminobutyrate hydrolase family protein, with amino-acid sequence MRPLIGIIGQVDPSKNRLFLDRRHVEKVTAAGGVPAVFNINSSPEEVLEHVDGVLLIEGPDVHPHFYGEDPSGAIKYVDVERDEFEIRLVKRAVERGVPILGISRGMHVINVALGGTLYQDLNDIPKAIKHDWDVELIGPTQRVHGIRIKTSSALYEILKDELDIGGTNEVYLRVNSFHHQAVKRVGEGIKPVAYAVDGLIEAIEGTEGFIMGLQWQPEYLPEMGRVFEAFVKAAAEYRLGKLELEKIEIEAELREELTRELGESHHSSETSDTPPDMSQT; translated from the coding sequence ATGAGGCCATTGATAGGTATAATAGGTCAGGTTGACCCATCCAAAAACAGGCTTTTTCTTGACCGCAGGCACGTTGAGAAGGTCACCGCTGCCGGGGGCGTTCCGGCGGTTTTCAACATAAACTCCTCCCCGGAGGAGGTTCTTGAGCACGTGGACGGGGTGCTGCTCATAGAGGGCCCCGATGTTCATCCGCACTTCTACGGCGAAGACCCCTCAGGCGCGATAAAATACGTTGACGTTGAGAGGGACGAGTTCGAGATACGGCTCGTGAAGAGAGCCGTGGAAAGGGGCGTTCCGATACTCGGCATCTCCCGCGGGATGCACGTGATAAACGTTGCCCTCGGGGGAACGCTCTATCAGGACTTGAACGACATTCCCAAGGCAATAAAGCACGACTGGGACGTCGAGCTGATAGGGCCGACCCAGAGGGTTCACGGCATCAGGATAAAGACCAGCTCCGCCCTCTACGAGATACTCAAGGACGAACTGGACATAGGGGGAACCAACGAGGTCTACCTCAGGGTCAACAGCTTCCATCACCAGGCCGTTAAGAGGGTCGGTGAGGGAATAAAGCCAGTCGCCTATGCCGTGGACGGGCTGATAGAGGCCATCGAGGGAACCGAGGGCTTCATAATGGGCCTGCAATGGCAGCCGGAGTACCTGCCCGAGATGGGCAGGGTCTTCGAGGCCTTCGTCAAAGCCGCCGCAGAATACCGCCTCGGCAAGCTTGAGCTGGAGAAGATAGAGATAGAGGCTGAGCTCAGGGAGGAGCTCACAAGGGAACTAGGTGAGAGCCATCACAGCTCGGAAACGAGTGATACTCCTCCCGACATGAGCCAAACGTAA
- a CDS encoding triphosphoribosyl-dephospho-CoA synthase produces the protein MERWRIVRAFTLGPLLEAAVPKPGNVSRLRDFDDLTFYHFLFADTAVAGVYYEAVKTAELLRKGILAPEEAGLGELIKRAVQASREAQDANPNFGIIALSLPLIMGMTIGRNMLDARKKARFLIEESTVRDAMELYRAIRVANPKGIPSGVKYDVYSDDSFRELFQDGINLARLAEMSCERELIFCEWLNEYELSYSTFGRLYELIKELPLEDAVVRAFIELLATNLDTLIIRKAGIEEAKLVQEKAGMVLAGELGVEEFDAFMRERDDLRNPGSLADVMAVSLSLLVLRGLRIELRNGRVWGVIGRP, from the coding sequence ATGGAGAGGTGGAGAATAGTCCGCGCCTTCACCCTTGGTCCGCTCCTTGAGGCGGCCGTTCCGAAACCGGGCAATGTGAGTCGCCTCAGGGACTTCGACGACCTCACCTTCTACCACTTCCTCTTCGCCGACACGGCCGTCGCGGGGGTTTACTACGAGGCAGTGAAGACGGCGGAGCTTCTGAGGAAGGGCATCCTTGCGCCGGAGGAAGCTGGACTCGGGGAGCTGATAAAGCGGGCCGTTCAGGCATCGCGCGAGGCCCAGGACGCCAACCCCAACTTTGGCATCATCGCCCTTTCGCTTCCCCTCATAATGGGAATGACGATTGGGAGGAACATGCTGGATGCGAGGAAAAAGGCGAGGTTTCTGATAGAAGAATCAACGGTCAGGGACGCGATGGAGCTCTACCGGGCGATAAGGGTAGCCAACCCCAAGGGAATCCCCAGCGGGGTCAAGTACGACGTCTACTCCGACGATTCCTTCAGGGAGCTTTTCCAGGACGGGATCAACCTCGCAAGGCTCGCCGAGATGAGCTGTGAACGCGAGCTGATATTCTGCGAGTGGCTCAATGAATACGAGCTGAGCTACTCCACCTTCGGAAGGCTCTACGAGCTGATAAAGGAGCTCCCCCTGGAGGATGCCGTCGTGAGAGCCTTCATTGAGCTGCTCGCAACCAACCTCGACACGCTGATAATCAGGAAGGCCGGCATTGAGGAGGCGAAGCTCGTTCAGGAGAAGGCCGGGATGGTTCTCGCCGGAGAGCTCGGCGTTGAGGAGTTCGATGCCTTTATGCGCGAGAGGGACGACCTGAGAAACCCGGGCAGCCTGGCGGACGTCATGGCAGTATCGCTCAGCCTGCTTGTTCTCAGGGGATTGAGGATAGAATTGAGAAACGGAAGGGTCTGGGGAGTTATAGGACGACCTTGA
- a CDS encoding DUF4097 domain-containing protein: MGCMRRKGGLVSVVLGVGIAVLLIGAVLTILAIRGDISIHGITPKKVAGKVVEIGEFNASVLEVKAVVGNVSVVGANVSGIVVRSNLPINVSLEKGVLTVYCPTKKVGITHRNICNDYRNGTVIVEVPGRLLGLNVRDVVGDVLVASNSTQVDVTDVVGDVTGTSWNDYDLSDIVGDVHLNVVERATISDVVGDVTITVPQDFGAALTAEDIVGDVTNTATGKNGTVVITVKDVVGDITVGMSF, translated from the coding sequence GTGGGATGCATGAGGCGGAAAGGCGGTCTCGTCAGTGTGGTGCTTGGCGTGGGTATCGCGGTTCTCCTGATCGGTGCGGTTCTCACGATCCTGGCCATCAGAGGGGACATCAGCATACACGGGATAACCCCAAAGAAGGTGGCGGGAAAGGTCGTCGAGATCGGGGAGTTCAACGCCTCCGTGCTGGAGGTAAAAGCCGTCGTCGGCAACGTCTCGGTTGTCGGTGCCAACGTGAGCGGGATTGTGGTCAGGAGCAACCTGCCGATAAACGTCAGCCTGGAGAAAGGGGTTCTGACGGTTTACTGTCCAACGAAAAAGGTTGGCATTACCCACAGAAACATCTGCAACGATTACCGGAACGGTACCGTTATAGTCGAGGTTCCGGGGAGGCTGCTGGGCTTGAACGTCCGCGATGTTGTTGGGGACGTCCTCGTGGCCTCGAACTCGACCCAGGTCGACGTTACGGACGTTGTTGGGGATGTAACGGGAACCTCCTGGAACGATTATGATCTCTCGGACATCGTGGGCGATGTGCACCTCAACGTCGTGGAAAGGGCGACGATAAGCGACGTGGTTGGCGACGTGACCATAACCGTTCCCCAGGACTTTGGGGCGGCGCTTACCGCTGAGGACATAGTGGGAGACGTGACCAACACTGCAACCGGGAAGAATGGAACCGTCGTGATCACCGTTAAGGACGTGGTTGGCGACATCACCGTGGGGATGAGTTTTTAA
- a CDS encoding radical SAM protein — MYIRPFDPWKAKLCTCPFKYTLNVYTGCDHACVYCYITSYIPNAFRVRIKEGLLPKLERELRRLDRRHIIALSYSSDPYPTIERELGITRNVLKLFKRYDVRCLLLTKSEVFVRDLDVLSELKCAVGITVTTVDKRKAKLLEPNAPSPKARIKALEKAKESGIPVYARIDPIIPFYTWEDFDETLDALSFVSHITVSTLKLRPDSRKRMFAKFPGLMEKLWPLYEMGEKIGGYRYLPHELRFEILREAKKKVLERGITFGSCREEYHSFPSCDGSHLVPL, encoded by the coding sequence ATGTATATCCGTCCCTTCGACCCGTGGAAGGCGAAGCTCTGCACATGCCCCTTTAAGTACACGCTGAACGTCTACACCGGCTGCGACCATGCCTGCGTTTACTGCTACATAACGAGCTACATCCCCAACGCCTTTAGGGTGAGGATTAAGGAAGGTCTCCTGCCGAAGCTGGAGAGGGAGCTGAGGCGTCTTGACAGGCGCCACATAATAGCGCTCTCCTATTCATCAGACCCCTATCCGACGATCGAGCGCGAACTGGGCATAACACGGAACGTTCTCAAGCTCTTCAAACGCTACGACGTCCGATGCCTGCTCCTCACGAAGTCGGAGGTATTTGTGCGCGACCTGGACGTTCTGAGCGAATTGAAGTGCGCCGTCGGGATAACTGTGACCACGGTGGATAAACGGAAGGCAAAGCTTCTGGAGCCGAACGCCCCGTCGCCGAAGGCAAGGATTAAAGCGCTGGAGAAGGCTAAAGAATCGGGCATCCCCGTTTACGCCCGCATCGACCCGATAATACCGTTCTACACCTGGGAGGACTTTGATGAAACCCTCGATGCCCTGAGCTTCGTGAGCCATATAACCGTCTCGACCCTCAAGCTGAGGCCCGACTCAAGGAAGAGAATGTTCGCGAAATTTCCCGGGCTGATGGAAAAGCTGTGGCCGCTTTACGAGATGGGAGAAAAGATTGGGGGATACCGCTACCTGCCCCACGAGCTGAGGTTTGAGATATTAAGGGAAGCGAAGAAAAAGGTTCTGGAACGGGGAATTACGTTTGGCTCATGTCGGGAGGAGTATCACTCGTTTCCGAGCTGTGATGGCTCTCACCTAGTTCCCTTGTGA
- the pfpI gene encoding deglycase PfpI, with amino-acid sequence MRVLFLSADGFEDLELIYPLHRLREENHEVYVASFERGKITGKHGYSVNVDLTFDEADPDEFDALVLPGGKAPEMVRLNEKAIEITRRMFEAGKPVASICHGPQILISAGVLRGRRGTSTITIRDDVRNAGAEWVNEEVVVDGNWVSSRHPGDLYAWMREFVRLLR; translated from the coding sequence ATGCGGGTACTGTTTCTGAGTGCCGACGGCTTCGAGGACCTGGAGCTTATATACCCCCTCCACAGGCTCAGGGAGGAGAACCATGAGGTCTACGTGGCGAGCTTCGAGAGGGGAAAGATAACCGGAAAACACGGCTATTCCGTGAACGTTGACCTGACCTTTGACGAGGCTGACCCGGACGAGTTCGACGCCCTGGTTCTGCCCGGAGGAAAGGCGCCCGAGATGGTCAGACTCAATGAGAAGGCCATCGAGATAACCAGGAGGATGTTCGAGGCAGGTAAGCCCGTCGCCAGCATCTGTCACGGCCCGCAGATACTCATCTCTGCCGGCGTGCTGAGGGGCAGGAGGGGAACCAGCACGATAACCATCAGGGACGACGTGAGGAACGCCGGGGCGGAATGGGTGAACGAGGAGGTAGTCGTCGACGGCAACTGGGTGAGCTCAAGGCACCCAGGCGACCTCTACGCCTGGATGAGGGAGTTCGTGAGGCTCCTCCGCTGA
- a CDS encoding GTP-binding protein, whose product MPTNVTAEYLAAEEEYRNAKTIPEKIRALEKMYATVPKHKGTEKLRLQIKRKLAELRKELEKQRQMKKGGGGPSMSVRKEGAAQIVLAGLPNVGKSSLMKALTNVDIDVADYAFTTVEPIPGMMHHRDVQIQLVEVPGLVEGAALGKGMGPQLLSVIRNADAIAIVVDLSQDPVKQMEVLLKEFERAGIKLNKRRPRVEIKRTAMGGIVINGQENIKGEVSEVMKMLREERIHSAEITVKEPVTLEEFADALDESLVWRRAIIIANKGDAPGSRENYEKLVEAYGDRFKIIPVSAKRKIQLDKLKDELYDLAGIIRVFTKSPGEEPAYPPVPLKKGSTVMDLAERIHKDFAKNFRYARVWGKSVKFPGQRVGADHVLEDGDIVEIHAR is encoded by the coding sequence ATGCCAACCAACGTAACAGCGGAATACCTAGCGGCTGAGGAGGAGTACAGAAACGCCAAGACTATTCCGGAGAAGATTCGAGCCCTCGAAAAGATGTACGCCACCGTCCCCAAGCACAAGGGAACGGAGAAGCTCAGGCTCCAGATAAAGAGAAAGCTCGCCGAGCTGAGAAAGGAGCTTGAGAAGCAGCGCCAGATGAAGAAGGGCGGCGGCGGGCCGTCGATGAGCGTTAGAAAGGAGGGTGCGGCACAGATTGTTCTCGCCGGCCTCCCGAACGTTGGAAAGAGCTCACTCATGAAGGCATTGACCAACGTGGACATAGACGTCGCAGATTATGCCTTCACGACCGTGGAGCCTATTCCCGGCATGATGCACCACAGAGACGTTCAGATTCAGCTCGTCGAGGTTCCCGGACTCGTTGAGGGGGCAGCCCTCGGAAAGGGCATGGGGCCCCAGCTGCTGAGCGTCATAAGGAACGCCGATGCGATAGCCATCGTCGTTGACCTCTCCCAGGATCCTGTGAAGCAGATGGAGGTTCTTCTCAAGGAGTTTGAGAGGGCGGGGATAAAGCTCAACAAGCGCCGCCCGAGGGTCGAGATAAAGAGGACCGCCATGGGCGGAATCGTCATCAACGGCCAGGAGAACATCAAGGGGGAGGTAAGCGAGGTCATGAAGATGCTCCGCGAGGAGCGCATTCACTCCGCCGAGATAACGGTGAAAGAGCCCGTAACGCTGGAGGAGTTCGCCGATGCCCTTGACGAAAGCCTCGTCTGGAGGAGGGCGATAATCATAGCCAACAAGGGCGACGCCCCCGGGAGCAGGGAGAACTACGAGAAACTCGTTGAAGCCTACGGCGACCGGTTTAAGATAATCCCCGTCTCGGCGAAGAGGAAGATTCAGCTGGATAAACTGAAGGACGAACTCTATGACCTGGCCGGAATCATCCGCGTCTTCACCAAGAGCCCCGGGGAGGAGCCGGCCTACCCGCCGGTGCCGCTGAAGAAGGGCTCAACCGTCATGGATTTGGCGGAAAGGATACACAAGGACTTCGCCAAGAACTTCCGCTATGCCAGAGTCTGGGGCAAGAGCGTCAAGTTCCCTGGCCAGCGCGTTGGAGCCGACCACGTGCTTGAGGACGGGGATATAGTGGAGATTCACGCGAGGTAA
- a CDS encoding OsmC family protein, protein MTDEVRGRVKWVENMQFVGKMDTDQCAIILGDGGISPMKLLLLSVAGCTAYDVVMILQKMREPIEGLEVEISGERRDEHPKMYSKVHLHYRIYGDVREEKAKRAIELSQDKYCSASAHVKLSGAEVTYSFEVIKG, encoded by the coding sequence ATGACAGATGAAGTTAGGGGACGGGTTAAGTGGGTTGAGAACATGCAGTTCGTTGGAAAGATGGACACCGACCAGTGCGCGATAATCCTGGGGGACGGAGGCATAAGCCCCATGAAGCTCCTCCTGCTGAGCGTAGCCGGCTGCACCGCCTACGACGTGGTCATGATTCTCCAGAAGATGCGCGAACCCATCGAGGGACTGGAGGTCGAAATATCCGGTGAGAGGCGCGATGAACACCCCAAGATGTACAGCAAGGTGCACCTTCATTACAGGATATACGGGGACGTGAGGGAGGAGAAGGCTAAGCGCGCTATAGAATTGAGCCAGGACAAGTACTGCTCGGCCAGCGCACACGTGAAGCTCAGCGGCGCCGAAGTTACGTACTCCTTCGAGGTAATCAAGGGTTAG